In one Chitinophaga sancti genomic region, the following are encoded:
- a CDS encoding alpha-L-fucosidase, translating to MNRRTLLKQMGLAGTALLLPRFSYGENQMINGPFQPNWTSLEQFRTPDWFSDAKFGIWAHWGPQCQPENGDWYAREMYMEGNRHYNFHLKKYGHPSRFGFKDVINEWKAEQWQPEELVSLYKQAGAKYFIAMANHHDNLDLYDSKYQPNWNSLKVGPKKDILAGWAKAASNQGLRFGVSIHAAHTWSWMETSQRADKTGPYAGIPYDGKLTKKEGTGKWWAGLDPQDLYEQNHPMSENGYDNGAIHRQWNWGNGVYPPSKAYCEKFHNRTIDLIEKYEPDLMYFDDTALPLWPVSDAGLRIAAHFYNRSVKSRKKLDVVINGKILDPQQRKCMVWDIERGQSNSIEPLPWQTDTCIGDWHYDRSIYDRKGYKTAKTVIQMLVDIVSKNGNLLLNIPVRGNGSIDEEERKIVEEIGRWMAANGDSIYGTRPWKIFGEGASLENSAPLTAQGFNEGKGKPYDHTDIRFTSKGDVLYASIMEWPADGKVLIKSLGTASQFFKGDINRVTLVANNTALQFSRNPEGLLIELPDRPALSYAIALKIN from the coding sequence TTGAATAGAAGAACGTTATTAAAACAAATGGGCTTAGCCGGAACGGCATTATTACTCCCCCGTTTCTCCTACGGAGAAAATCAAATGATTAATGGCCCTTTTCAGCCCAATTGGACCTCCCTGGAACAATTCAGGACACCTGACTGGTTTTCCGATGCAAAGTTCGGCATCTGGGCTCATTGGGGCCCCCAATGTCAACCTGAAAACGGAGATTGGTACGCCCGTGAAATGTACATGGAAGGAAACCGCCACTACAATTTCCACCTGAAGAAATATGGCCATCCCTCCCGGTTTGGTTTTAAAGATGTCATCAATGAATGGAAAGCAGAACAATGGCAGCCGGAGGAATTAGTTTCCCTGTATAAACAGGCAGGAGCAAAGTACTTTATTGCCATGGCTAATCATCACGATAACCTGGACCTCTATGACAGTAAGTATCAACCCAACTGGAATAGTTTAAAAGTTGGCCCTAAAAAAGACATCCTTGCCGGATGGGCTAAAGCTGCCAGCAACCAGGGCCTGCGATTTGGTGTAAGCATCCATGCTGCCCATACCTGGAGCTGGATGGAAACCTCGCAGCGGGCAGATAAAACAGGGCCCTATGCAGGGATCCCCTATGACGGGAAACTTACTAAAAAAGAGGGTACCGGTAAATGGTGGGCTGGACTTGATCCGCAGGATCTCTACGAGCAAAACCATCCCATGAGCGAAAATGGTTATGACAATGGTGCGATCCATCGCCAATGGAATTGGGGCAATGGGGTATACCCGCCTTCAAAAGCTTATTGCGAAAAGTTCCATAATCGTACTATAGACCTCATCGAAAAATATGAGCCCGACCTGATGTATTTTGATGACACGGCATTACCCTTATGGCCTGTCAGCGATGCCGGTTTACGCATTGCTGCACATTTCTATAACCGTAGTGTAAAATCACGTAAAAAGCTGGATGTTGTTATTAACGGAAAGATCCTGGATCCACAACAACGAAAATGCATGGTATGGGATATCGAACGCGGCCAAAGTAACAGTATTGAACCATTACCATGGCAAACAGATACCTGCATAGGAGACTGGCACTATGATCGTTCCATCTACGACCGCAAAGGCTATAAAACAGCCAAAACAGTGATCCAGATGCTGGTGGACATCGTTAGCAAAAATGGCAACCTGCTGTTAAATATCCCCGTCAGAGGGAATGGATCTATCGATGAAGAAGAGCGAAAAATTGTTGAAGAAATCGGTCGGTGGATGGCAGCAAATGGCGATAGTATTTACGGTACAAGGCCATGGAAAATTTTTGGGGAAGGCGCCTCCCTGGAAAATTCAGCGCCGTTAACGGCACAGGGATTCAATGAAGGAAAAGGTAAGCCATATGATCATACTGATATAAGATTTACATCGAAAGGCGATGTACTGTATGCTAGCATTATGGAATGGCCTGCTGATGGAAAAGTGTTGATAAAAAGCCTAGGAACAGCGAGCCAATTCTTTAAGGGTGATATAAACAGGGTTACACTTGTTGCAAATAATACAGCCTTACAATTCAGTCGTAATCCGGAGGGCTTGTTGATTGAACTTCCTGATCGACCGGCGTTGTCTTATGCGATCGCGCTAAAAATAAATTAA
- a CDS encoding helix-turn-helix domain-containing protein, whose translation MRNRFTFSLLNTDYVQLNESWNYFNVISPFYRLYLIDDGIGFLSNPDQHITLEKGNLYLIPSFTMFNQTCPSHLSQYYVHFIEESSDGSSLFAGSRKLLQIEASSSDIDLLKRLVAINPGRDLRKSDNPKVYEKSNILKGFQEANLHIGLSTILETQGLIQVLLSRFLNCKEFACHPQKLIPSRIMEAINYIQTHLGGNISVEELATRANLSTDHFSRSFFQHTGQRPLQYIQQKRIDRAQFLILTTDYTFAEIAAQTGFESLSYFARIFKCTTGQTPGNYRNSRSYNI comes from the coding sequence ATGAGGAACCGGTTTACATTTTCATTACTGAATACTGATTATGTACAATTGAATGAGAGCTGGAATTATTTCAATGTGATTAGTCCTTTTTACCGGCTTTACCTGATTGATGATGGTATCGGTTTCCTCTCCAATCCTGATCAGCACATCACCTTAGAAAAGGGAAATCTTTACCTGATACCAAGCTTTACCATGTTTAACCAAACATGCCCTTCCCACCTCAGCCAGTATTATGTTCATTTTATAGAGGAATCTTCGGATGGCAGTTCTTTATTTGCCGGGAGCAGGAAATTGTTACAGATAGAAGCTTCATCGTCAGACATTGATTTGCTGAAAAGGCTGGTTGCAATAAATCCGGGAAGAGATCTCCGGAAATCCGACAATCCAAAAGTGTATGAGAAAAGTAACATCCTGAAAGGCTTCCAGGAAGCTAACTTACACATCGGCTTATCTACTATTCTTGAAACGCAGGGATTGATCCAGGTCCTATTATCCAGGTTCCTGAACTGCAAGGAATTTGCCTGTCATCCGCAAAAGTTAATTCCATCGAGGATAATGGAAGCCATTAATTATATCCAAACCCATCTTGGCGGAAATATTTCGGTAGAGGAATTGGCGACCAGGGCAAATTTAAGTACGGATCATTTTTCCAGGTCATTCTTTCAGCATACCGGGCAGCGTCCGCTTCAATACATTCAGCAAAAGCGAATTGACCGTGCACAGTTTCTGATCCTGACTACAGATTATACTTTTGCAGAAATTGCAGCGCAAACAGGATTTGAAAGCCTGAGTTATTTTGCAAGAATATTTAAATGTACAACCGGCCAAACACCGGGAAATTACAGGAATAGCCGTTCTTATAATATATGA
- a CDS encoding sensor histidine kinase, which yields MLYKKCLLLLLFLSVYSGVVCGQELNKPLTEYLRFDAPGLPGNEIKIAVNREVVNVKAIGGFFKIHKTSALDVGIYLRQYNPRKHSVDIDSSSAYKDVLTGDTEIYLLPDSEICFDVIEQGTNKLLRKYIVKRPKAIPQLNFFDQSKGIKSIFYVFNNDSETDKIDVSPGMRVAIAAIERKDFRDLEMEYTLTNLKTHKSSRGTIKQGMSSLKLTENSDYQLSINYSLQKESVGTVFITVKPYWYNSIFFYISICGALIVLILFFLNNRLKRNLNRSEKKQHELEEAAIKLQSLLNPHFTFNALSSIQGLMNSGKIDDANQYLYEFSSLLRKSLSKSQLVFHSLDQELEMMQIYIRLEALRFNFNWDIKVEDSLHTSEIEIPTMLLQPLIENAIRHGLSGIGEIKHLAITCGYGAGKDSIVIVIKDNGKGIKPNNELGYGLSLTQKRIEAINKLSSVGKIKLGFEIQSGTQVTLTFFNWLSI from the coding sequence ATGCTATATAAAAAATGCTTACTACTGCTTTTATTTCTATCTGTTTATAGTGGGGTTGTCTGTGGACAGGAGTTAAATAAACCCTTGACGGAATATTTGAGGTTTGATGCACCGGGATTACCTGGCAATGAAATCAAAATTGCCGTTAACCGTGAAGTCGTCAATGTAAAAGCGATTGGCGGCTTCTTTAAGATTCATAAAACATCAGCCTTGGATGTGGGCATTTATTTAAGACAATATAATCCTCGCAAACATTCGGTGGATATTGATTCAAGCAGTGCTTATAAAGATGTTTTAACAGGCGACACCGAGATTTACTTGCTGCCGGATTCAGAAATATGTTTTGATGTCATTGAGCAAGGCACAAACAAACTTTTGCGAAAGTATATTGTAAAAAGACCCAAAGCCATCCCGCAACTGAACTTTTTTGATCAGTCGAAAGGTATCAAAAGCATCTTCTATGTATTTAATAACGATTCCGAAACTGATAAGATTGATGTCAGCCCTGGTATGAGGGTAGCTATTGCAGCTATTGAAAGAAAGGATTTTAGGGATTTGGAAATGGAGTACACTTTAACAAATCTTAAAACCCACAAATCTTCAAGAGGAACAATTAAGCAGGGAATGTCGTCTTTGAAGCTTACTGAAAATAGTGACTATCAATTAAGCATTAACTATTCATTACAAAAAGAAAGTGTAGGAACTGTTTTTATAACCGTTAAGCCGTATTGGTATAATTCAATATTTTTCTACATCAGTATTTGCGGTGCTTTAATAGTCCTGATTTTATTTTTTCTGAACAACCGATTGAAAAGAAATCTTAACAGGTCGGAAAAGAAACAGCATGAACTGGAAGAAGCGGCAATCAAGCTACAGTCACTATTGAATCCGCATTTCACTTTCAATGCACTGAGTTCTATACAAGGACTTATGAATAGTGGGAAAATTGATGATGCTAACCAATATTTATATGAGTTTAGTTCATTATTGCGAAAATCTTTATCAAAGAGCCAGCTAGTTTTCCATAGCCTCGATCAGGAGCTTGAAATGATGCAAATTTATATTCGCCTGGAAGCGCTACGATTCAATTTTAATTGGGATATAAAGGTGGAGGATTCGCTGCATACATCTGAAATAGAAATTCCCACCATGTTATTGCAACCATTGATTGAAAATGCAATCAGACATGGCCTTTCTGGCATTGGTGAAATAAAACATTTGGCGATTACGTGTGGTTATGGAGCCGGGAAAGATTCTATCGTCATCGTTATAAAAGATAATGGAAAGGGTATAAAACCAAATAATGAGTTGGGTTATGGACTATCACTAACGCAAAAGCGCATAGAAGCAATAAATAAGCTAAGTAGTGTTGGGAAAATTAAGCTTGGCTTCGAGATACAATCAGGAACCCAAGTTACATTAACATTTTTCAACTGGCTAAGTATATGA
- a CDS encoding LytR/AlgR family response regulator transcription factor, with protein sequence MIKAILVDDEPINNTNLAALLNRHCKGVGIVATARSAEEARSKIIEWEPDVVFLDIEMPGMNGFDLLKTFDNPYFDVVFVTAYDSYGIKAVKFSALDYILKPINSAELKAAVEKIENSVQVKRQNLRLKNLLSLLDNTSSNTEDKIALSTLKETYFIAIKDILRCVSSNNYTTFFLANGDEHLISKPLYEYDELLSSYGFIRCHQSHLVNKFHVKSILNEDSGYLIVGAAGHKVPISRQKKGLVKSILY encoded by the coding sequence ATGATAAAGGCAATTCTGGTTGACGATGAACCTATCAATAATACTAATTTAGCGGCATTACTAAACCGCCATTGTAAAGGGGTTGGAATCGTCGCCACTGCACGCAGTGCAGAGGAGGCAAGAAGTAAAATTATTGAGTGGGAGCCGGATGTTGTATTTCTTGATATCGAAATGCCCGGCATGAATGGATTTGATCTTTTAAAAACTTTTGATAATCCCTATTTTGATGTTGTTTTCGTTACAGCTTACGATTCTTACGGTATAAAAGCAGTAAAATTTTCGGCCCTGGACTATATACTGAAACCGATCAATAGTGCCGAGCTTAAAGCCGCTGTAGAAAAGATTGAAAATTCAGTCCAGGTTAAGAGACAAAATTTGAGATTAAAGAATCTACTCAGTTTATTGGATAACACATCATCGAATACTGAAGACAAGATTGCGCTGTCAACCTTGAAAGAAACTTATTTCATAGCCATTAAGGATATTTTACGGTGTGTATCTTCAAATAACTATACCACATTTTTTCTTGCAAATGGCGATGAGCATCTTATATCGAAACCTTTATATGAATACGACGAGCTGCTTAGTTCCTATGGTTTTATTAGATGCCATCAATCGCATTTAGTAAATAAGTTTCATGTCAAAAGTATATTAAATGAGGATTCAGGGTATCTTATTGTAGGTGCTGCTGGGCATAAGGTTCCAATCTCAAGACAAAAGAAAGGTTTGGTCAAATCTATTTTGTATTGA
- a CDS encoding TlpA family protein disulfide reductase yields MKTTKIIISALIICMPWISSAQGIIKFENRVQKMSKETNPQKNVIELQSIISDYNLDPIKNAEELDVLHGTVALSYLASGNYPMFEQYIKAIKNKFNQTSYMNMGTYDLLTRKIDFDYALSLAKKTVDLYESYIDDKAARPISIPEEAWERWIKMAAYPYYETYASALYLNHEAQKALMYEEKALQGKKSEEIMQSSLELYAELLISQGRTEKAYDILIDRVNIGNSSLKMNDLLKQLLIIRTGSLDRSTAILDSIQSNTSVNYKDKLLKESVKDELAPNFMLSDVNGKEISLDDLKGKVVVLDFWATWCAPCIASMPAMKKVSGKQPDVVFIFIATQEQGKDPLSRIRAYLKKNGFPLNVLIDTPSKTNSDLFSTANLYRINALPTKFVIDKNGKIRFISSGFSSDTELINELEAMISITKLY; encoded by the coding sequence ATGAAAACCACAAAAATAATTATAAGTGCTTTAATTATCTGCATGCCATGGATTTCGAGTGCTCAGGGAATAATTAAGTTTGAAAACCGGGTTCAAAAAATGTCAAAAGAAACCAATCCTCAAAAAAACGTAATTGAACTTCAGTCTATAATCAGCGATTACAACCTTGATCCAATAAAAAATGCTGAAGAGTTAGATGTGCTACATGGTACGGTAGCACTTAGTTATCTGGCTTCCGGTAATTATCCTATGTTTGAGCAGTATATAAAAGCGATAAAAAATAAGTTCAACCAAACATCCTATATGAATATGGGCACATACGACTTATTAACGCGTAAGATTGATTTTGATTATGCACTAAGCTTAGCAAAAAAAACGGTTGACCTCTACGAATCCTATATTGATGACAAGGCTGCAAGGCCGATCAGTATTCCTGAAGAAGCTTGGGAAAGGTGGATCAAGATGGCGGCATATCCCTACTATGAGACGTATGCTTCAGCGTTATACCTGAACCATGAAGCACAAAAAGCCCTCATGTATGAGGAAAAGGCATTACAAGGCAAAAAATCAGAGGAGATCATGCAATCTTCTTTGGAACTCTATGCAGAACTTTTGATTTCGCAGGGCCGAACTGAAAAGGCTTACGATATTTTGATTGACAGGGTTAACATCGGGAATTCCAGCCTTAAAATGAATGATTTGCTGAAACAGTTGCTCATCATACGGACAGGCAGTTTAGACAGATCTACTGCTATCCTCGACTCCATTCAAAGCAATACATCCGTCAATTATAAAGATAAGCTTTTAAAGGAGTCTGTTAAGGATGAATTGGCGCCAAACTTCATGTTGAGTGATGTAAATGGAAAAGAGATTTCTCTTGATGACCTGAAAGGCAAGGTGGTTGTTTTAGATTTTTGGGCGACATGGTGTGCTCCATGTATTGCCTCAATGCCAGCGATGAAGAAAGTCAGTGGTAAACAACCGGATGTTGTGTTTATTTTTATTGCTACCCAGGAACAGGGTAAAGATCCATTATCGCGCATCAGAGCCTACCTAAAGAAAAATGGCTTTCCCCTAAACGTATTGATTGATACACCATCCAAAACAAATTCTGATCTCTTTTCAACAGCAAATTTGTACAGAATTAATGCTCTTCCCACTAAATTTGTCATCGATAAAAATGGGAAAATAAGGTTCATTAGCAGTGGATTTAGTTCCGATACTGAGCTTATAAATGAACTTGAAGCTATGATTTCAATTACAAAATTGTATTAG